In the Brassica oleracea var. oleracea cultivar TO1000 unplaced genomic scaffold, BOL UnpScaffold02148, whole genome shotgun sequence genome, GTTGTTAAGCTAAGCCGCCGttagttttgattataatttttcttcataatccatcggcgtcttcttcttcttcccagaAACTCCTAAAGAATTTTTCACATAACTTACAGGTTTGTTTGAGATACATCATCACTCAATTAACATAATTAATCTCAAGTTTAATTatggtttgttatatatatctcTTGATCATATTAGAGAGATTGAGTCAATTAGGTTTTATTGCTTTATTTTGATCGTGACAAAAAATCGATGACTAATGATTATACACCATTAAAGTCACAATTGTTCTGGCTATAACTAATAACTATGAGAAGAAAAGAGTTTTGATGACTAATGATTATTACGTTTAGTGGGGTTCCACTGAATGAATTAAAGTTGTTTATTGGGACATTCTATTGCTTAGCTTGTCATGGGAGACAtcttaaactatttttcatcAATTCCCACATGCCTCTACGCCATCTGTTCATTTATTCATtagttaatttttcaaattttgatgaattttttgtCATGTATAAGAGGACAGAACTAAGGTCAAATCGTGATGTAGGAGCCTTTATGTTTTACTCATAATTGTTCTACGTTATTTAGACTAATTTTTAACTactgtttatatttttctatatagtTGCAATGGAGAGTACTCATTTAAGTGGTAAAGAAATTGTTCCTGCTAATCAAGATAAATCTGGTTTGCAAGTCTCAGGTGAAACTAGTTTGTTAAGTCAGAATTCAGATGAGTTTTTAGCCGAGAAAAAAGATGATACATTCAGTGATGACGATGCTTTAGTCAGCGATGAAGATGCTTCTATCAGTGATTTCAGTGAAGAAGAGGACATAAGCAATAATGAGAATTATCTTCAGATTGAAGATGTTGATGCTTTAGAGGCAAACAATGAAAATCAGAAAAAACATGAGTTCTGTATTGGAATGGATTTCAGTTCTGATGAGTCTGCGTATAAAGCTTATAGAAAGTATGGAGGCAATCATGGTTTCGACGTAAGGAGACAGCGGACtgcaaagaaaaacaacaagCTAGTAAGGATGGTTTATGTATGCTCAAAAGAGGGGCTTAGACAAGAACCTAAAGTCAAGAAATCATATGCACGACCAACCACAAGGTGTGGTTGTAAAGCTCGCATGTCTTGCTACCTTCAGAGTAACGGAAGATATAAGATTGTGACTTTTGAGCAGAATCATAACCATGATTTAGTGAGGACACCTATGAAGCATTTGCTGAAGAGTAACCGAGCAATTTCTATCTCTCAAAAACAACATGCTGATGATGCTGATATGTCAGGAATTTCAGCAAACGCAACCGTTGAAATGATGAGCAGAGAAGTTGGAGGGCGAGCAAATCTGGGTTTTATGGATAAAGACCTGAAAAACTACATATACCGTAAGCGAATGGCAGCAATGGAAAAGGGAGATGCTGGAGCTGTTTTGGAGTActttcagaaaaagaaagaggataATTCATCTTTCTTTTACTCAATGCAACTTGATGAGGACGATATGATCACTAATATCTTCTGGGCAGATGATCGTTCAATTAGTGATTACAATCTTTTTGGAGATGTCGTTTGCTTTGACACAACTTACAAGACCAACGAATTTGATAAACCGTTTGCTCCATTTGTTGGCGTTAATCATCACAAGCAGACTATTTTGTTTGGTGCTGCTCTCTTATATGATGAAACCACAGAGTCTTTTGAGTGGCTTTTTCAGACTTTTCTTGGAGCAATGTCTGGAAAACAACCGCAAACAATTCTTACAGACCAATGTGCAGCAATGGCAAATGCAATAGGGAAAGTGTTCTCTGAAACAAAACATAGGTTATGTGTTTGGCATATTTACCAAAATGCTGCAAAGAGGTTGAGTCATGTATTTCACGGACCAGATCAGTTTGCCTCAGACTTTGGAAAATGTGTATATGACCATGAGAATGAAGTAGAGTGGTTATCAGCATGGAGTGAAATGCTTGAAAAGTATGGATTGACAGAGAATAAATGGTTGAAGAATTTGTTTGAGTTAAGAGAAAAATGGGCAAGGGTATATGGTCGCCAAACTTTCACAGCCGATATGATGAGCACACAGCGTAGTGAAagtatgaataatattttaaaaaaatatttgaagcgCGGTCATAACTTGTTGCGCTTCTTTGAACACTATGAGAGAGTGTTAGACGATCGGCGATTTAAAGAATTAACTGCTGACTTTGGCATGATGCATACTTCGCCGGTCTTATCGGCTCCTGTAGAAATGTTACAACATGCAGTGGATGTGTATACACCAGAAGTCTTTACCTTGTTTCAGAAGGAATACACAGCTATTGGTGATTATGTTGCCAAAAGGGTCAATAAGTCTGAGATGGTAAGTGCTGAATGCAATGTATCTTTTCGTGGTGTTGGGAGAAATCATTTGGTTAACTATGTTGCTGCAAACGAAAAGATACATTGTAGTTGTATGAAGT is a window encoding:
- the LOC106321611 gene encoding protein FAR1-RELATED SEQUENCE 5-like, translating into MESTHLSGKEIVPANQDKSGLQVSGETSLLSQNSDEFLAEKKDDTFSDDDALVSDEDASISDFSEEEDISNNENYLQIEDVDALEANNENQKKHEFCIGMDFSSDESAYKAYRKYGGNHGFDVRRQRTAKKNNKLVRMVYVCSKEGLRQEPKVKKSYARPTTRCGCKARMSCYLQSNGRYKIVTFEQNHNHDLVRTPMKHLLKSNRAISISQKQHADDADMSGISANATVEMMSREVGGRANLGFMDKDLKNYIYRKRMAAMEKGDAGAVLEYFQKKKEDNSSFFYSMQLDEDDMITNIFWADDRSISDYNLFGDVVCFDTTYKTNEFDKPFAPFVGVNHHKQTILFGAALLYDETTESFEWLFQTFLGAMSGKQPQTILTDQCAAMANAIGKVFSETKHRLCVWHIYQNAAKRLSHVFHGPDQFASDFGKCVYDHENEVEWLSAWSEMLEKYGLTENKWLKNLFELREKWARRGHNLLRFFEHYERVLDDRRFKELTADFGMMHTSPVLSAPVEMLQHAVDVYTPEVFTLFQKEYTAIGDYVAKRVNKSEM